The Campylobacter showae CSUNSWCD genome contains a region encoding:
- a CDS encoding biotin synthase, translating to MKTIMLCAICSVSSGNCSEDCGYCTQSAGINASIEKYKMKSVEQVVAEAKIAAANYALGFCLVTSGARLTDKKTEEIARLARAVNKEVPNLMLIACNGMATLPQLKELKSAGVFSYNHNLETSREFFPQICSTHSWDERWQTNIDAKEAGLMLCTGGIYGLGESEADRASLQASLAKLDPFSSPINFFIPNDALRVKRPPMGVDEALRIIDDTVRALPNARVMIAGGREKILGERQYEIFDHGVSAVVIGDYLTTKGEVASRDIAEFKARGFNFATLCH from the coding sequence ATGAAAACTATTATGTTGTGTGCTATTTGTTCGGTAAGCTCTGGCAACTGCTCCGAGGATTGCGGCTACTGCACGCAAAGTGCGGGCATAAATGCCAGCATCGAAAAATACAAAATGAAAAGCGTCGAACAAGTAGTCGCCGAGGCCAAGATCGCAGCGGCAAACTACGCGCTGGGCTTTTGCCTAGTCACCAGCGGCGCAAGGCTCACGGACAAAAAGACCGAGGAGATCGCCCGCCTCGCGCGAGCAGTAAATAAAGAAGTCCCAAACCTCATGCTGATCGCTTGCAACGGCATGGCGACGCTACCGCAGCTAAAAGAACTAAAAAGCGCGGGCGTGTTTAGCTACAACCACAACCTCGAGACCTCGCGCGAGTTTTTCCCGCAAATTTGCTCGACGCATAGCTGGGACGAGCGCTGGCAGACCAACATAGACGCCAAAGAAGCGGGGCTAATGCTCTGTACGGGCGGGATTTACGGGCTTGGCGAGAGCGAGGCTGATCGCGCGAGCTTGCAAGCTAGCCTTGCCAAGCTTGATCCGTTTTCTAGCCCGATAAATTTCTTTATCCCAAACGACGCGCTACGCGTCAAACGACCGCCCATGGGAGTGGACGAAGCCCTGCGGATCATCGACGACACCGTCCGCGCACTGCCTAACGCTCGCGTTATGATAGCAGGCGGCCGTGAGAAAATTTTAGGCGAACGCCAATACGAAATCTTTGATCACGGCGTCTCTGCCGTCGTTATCGGCGACTACCTCACGACCAAGGGCGAGGTCGCTAGCCGCGATATCGCCGAGTTTAAAGCGCGCGGATTTAACTTCGCAACGCTTTGCCACTGA